From Echinicola soli, a single genomic window includes:
- a CDS encoding RagB/SusD family nutrient uptake outer membrane protein, which translates to MKKLIHKIFLLGLMVNIGCASDYLDTAPTDAVSETVVFTTTGNAMAALNGIHRAMGLRYDSQGQPGEHGVMIMREVLAEDVVMTDQANGWFVEMSTWQRHNNETKSDVEFVWKFYYKIIGNANMIIANIDGAEGPQEERDEIKGQALAYRAWGHFNLVQIFAKRYDANGGNDQMGVPIVSEPITVGGPRNTVEEVYAQIHQDLDDAIALLDESRNNASHFNINVARGIKARVLLTQGQFSEAATVANAARDGFDLMNESQLFGGFNDYTNPEWMWGFHQVDIQQTYFASFFAYMSLNFSSTNIRGNPKAIFQPLYDQISETDYRKRLWDPNASDPELRDPFIDEVTLESFAKVDYMNRKFLAQANGSSVGDVPYMRAAEMILIEAEALARAGDDVGASAALFELASARDPEYTQSTNTGQALIDEIMIQRRVELWGEGFRFYDLKRLDLPLDRNGGNHVGIVINSKFFEEAGTANWQWQIPVDERNANDNIIQNPIE; encoded by the coding sequence ATGAAAAAATTAATCCATAAAATATTTCTATTGGGCTTGATGGTAAACATTGGCTGTGCCAGTGATTACTTAGATACAGCCCCGACTGATGCCGTTTCCGAAACAGTAGTATTTACAACTACAGGCAATGCCATGGCAGCATTAAATGGTATTCACCGTGCCATGGGTCTCCGCTACGATTCCCAAGGGCAACCGGGAGAGCACGGCGTAATGATCATGCGTGAAGTACTTGCGGAAGATGTCGTAATGACTGATCAAGCTAACGGTTGGTTTGTGGAAATGTCCACTTGGCAGAGGCATAATAATGAAACAAAGTCCGACGTGGAGTTTGTCTGGAAATTTTACTATAAGATTATTGGCAATGCCAATATGATCATTGCTAATATTGATGGTGCTGAGGGGCCCCAAGAAGAGCGGGATGAGATCAAAGGTCAGGCACTGGCTTACCGTGCTTGGGGACACTTTAATTTGGTGCAGATCTTTGCAAAACGCTATGATGCAAATGGTGGCAATGACCAAATGGGTGTGCCGATAGTATCGGAGCCTATTACCGTAGGTGGTCCACGAAATACCGTAGAGGAAGTATATGCTCAAATCCATCAGGACCTGGATGATGCCATTGCCCTTTTGGATGAAAGCAGAAACAATGCTTCTCACTTCAACATCAATGTAGCCAGAGGCATCAAAGCAAGGGTATTGCTTACTCAAGGGCAATTTTCCGAAGCGGCTACGGTAGCCAATGCTGCCAGGGATGGTTTCGATTTAATGAATGAGTCGCAATTGTTTGGTGGCTTTAATGATTATACCAATCCAGAATGGATGTGGGGATTTCATCAAGTTGATATTCAGCAAACGTATTTTGCTTCTTTCTTTGCGTATATGTCGCTGAACTTTAGCTCTACCAATATCCGCGGTAATCCTAAAGCCATTTTCCAGCCGCTTTATGACCAGATCAGTGAAACGGATTACCGTAAGAGACTGTGGGATCCCAATGCTTCCGATCCTGAATTGAGAGATCCGTTTATCGATGAAGTGACGTTAGAATCTTTTGCTAAAGTCGATTATATGAACCGCAAGTTCTTGGCCCAAGCGAATGGTAGCTCAGTAGGAGACGTACCTTATATGAGAGCAGCAGAAATGATCCTGATCGAAGCGGAAGCCCTCGCCAGGGCTGGTGATGATGTGGGAGCGTCCGCTGCCTTATTTGAGCTGGCCTCCGCAAGGGATCCAGAATATACTCAAAGCACCAATACCGGCCAGGCCTTGATCGATGAGATCATGATCCAGCGTCGTGTGGAGCTGTGGGGAGAAGGTTTTAGGTTCTATGACCTTAAGCGTTTGGACTTGCCCCTGGACAGAAACGGCGGTAACCATGTAGGCATTGTCATCAACAGCAAGTTCTTTGAAGAAGCGGGAACAGCCAATTGGCAGTGGCAAATCCCTGTGGATGAACGTAACGCCAATGATAATATAATCCAAAATCCTATTGAATAA
- a CDS encoding SusC/RagA family TonB-linked outer membrane protein — protein sequence MRKSLLSLILALFTISSVWAQSRTVTGKVTSEEEPNGMPGVNVLVKGTTVGGITDLDGVYTIEVPEGKNTLVVSFIGYSSQEINIGNQSTVNVTLMPDTQNLEEVIVVAYGSAEKGNFAGSAVAIKEAQIANRPINSVTNVLEGQAAGVITTSASGQPGESPTIRIRGIGSVNASQNPLYVVDGVPYSGDISNLNPNDIADVTVLKDASSSALYGARAANGVIMITTKKGGAKKSTFNLSVRQGVSSRALPEYDRVNAGQYYPLVWESLKHGQMTSNGLEDGAASQYASENLIELLGYNVYNVPNGEVVGLDGSLNSAAVNNFTDLDWYDELIGTGNRGEYNMTYSGGTEKTDFYTSVGYLNEKGFLLKSDMERFTGRINVNTQATDWFKTGINLSATMADGNSSRTVNNSSSYVNPFFFARNMGPIYPVYLQNQQTGGYILDANGQRIYDTGDMIDLGSVRRGPGASVGRHVTQETKLNEDLYDRDVISARAYAEVNFLKDFTFRTNVSTDMISYLGIEYDNKIVGDGAPAGRTNRTNTRRNAVTFNQILSYANTFNSKHYFEGLVAHENYDFKYNYQYLAKQDQVLDGNIEPGNFVVTSAANGRVDTYRIESYFSRFNYVYDDKYSLSASIRTDGSSRFFEDVRWGTFWSVAGAWNIEKEAFFNADFFDMLKLRASYGEVGNDGLLKDDGTPNYYPWQALYDLDYNNANEPGILQGSLSARSLLWESNNTFDVGLDFAFAKRFSGTLEYYYRVSENLLFDVPLSLTTGLESRPINIGTMANSGVEFQIQGDIIRNQDFTWNANLNVSTFTNKFKKLPFDEQINGTKKYVVGGSIYDYWLRDWRGVDPETGYGLYTADEYLNEDGEVREDVKIVGTDTLTTEYNNARQHFAGTAIPDFSGGLANTFSYKNFELSVLVSFAVGGEIYDGLYASLMSSSPDGDALHTDALGRWQQPGDITDVPRMDNINSAETNGTSDRWLIDRSYLNLRSINLSYRLPKDILGKVDASQATVFIAGENLGWLSKRKGMFVSESFNGTTSNTYTPARTFTLGLNVSF from the coding sequence ATGAGGAAAAGTTTACTAAGTCTTATCTTAGCCCTCTTTACTATTTCCTCGGTTTGGGCGCAAAGCCGGACCGTAACGGGGAAAGTAACTTCCGAAGAGGAGCCGAATGGAATGCCAGGCGTAAACGTGCTGGTAAAAGGAACCACAGTGGGTGGCATCACCGACTTGGATGGTGTGTACACCATAGAGGTACCTGAAGGAAAAAATACCTTGGTAGTTAGCTTTATTGGCTATAGCAGCCAAGAAATTAACATTGGCAACCAAAGCACTGTCAATGTCACCTTGATGCCAGACACCCAAAACCTGGAAGAGGTGATCGTTGTGGCATATGGATCAGCTGAAAAGGGCAATTTTGCCGGCTCGGCAGTAGCCATCAAAGAAGCCCAAATTGCGAATCGTCCCATCAACAGTGTGACCAACGTACTGGAAGGACAGGCGGCCGGTGTGATCACCACCTCTGCCAGCGGTCAGCCAGGCGAAAGCCCAACAATTCGTATTCGTGGTATTGGCTCCGTAAATGCCTCCCAGAATCCACTTTATGTAGTAGATGGAGTACCTTACTCTGGAGATATCTCTAACCTTAATCCGAATGACATCGCTGACGTGACCGTGCTGAAAGATGCATCTTCTTCAGCCCTTTATGGTGCTCGTGCTGCCAATGGTGTCATCATGATCACCACTAAAAAAGGAGGAGCTAAAAAATCCACCTTTAACCTCTCGGTAAGGCAGGGTGTTTCTTCCAGGGCATTGCCTGAATACGACCGGGTAAATGCCGGTCAGTACTACCCGCTCGTTTGGGAATCTCTCAAACATGGCCAAATGACTTCAAACGGCCTGGAAGATGGCGCGGCTAGCCAATATGCTTCTGAAAACCTGATCGAATTACTAGGATACAATGTTTACAATGTTCCTAACGGAGAAGTAGTAGGACTGGACGGTAGCCTAAACTCCGCTGCTGTAAACAACTTTACCGATCTTGACTGGTACGATGAATTGATCGGTACCGGTAACCGTGGCGAATATAACATGACCTATTCAGGAGGAACCGAAAAAACCGATTTCTATACCTCAGTAGGTTACCTTAATGAAAAAGGCTTCCTGCTAAAATCGGATATGGAGCGTTTTACGGGCCGAATCAATGTAAATACACAAGCTACGGATTGGTTCAAGACCGGCATTAACCTGTCTGCTACGATGGCAGATGGCAACAGTTCACGAACTGTTAATAACAGCTCCAGCTATGTAAACCCATTCTTCTTTGCGAGAAATATGGGTCCGATCTATCCAGTGTACCTTCAAAACCAACAAACAGGTGGTTATATCCTTGATGCCAATGGTCAGCGGATCTATGATACCGGTGATATGATTGACCTTGGTTCCGTAAGACGTGGGCCAGGAGCATCAGTCGGTCGTCATGTGACCCAGGAGACCAAATTAAATGAAGACCTGTATGACCGGGATGTAATCAGTGCCAGGGCTTATGCGGAAGTAAACTTCCTGAAAGATTTCACCTTCCGAACCAACGTTTCGACGGATATGATTTCCTATTTGGGAATCGAATATGACAATAAAATCGTCGGTGATGGTGCTCCTGCTGGTAGAACCAACAGAACCAATACCCGAAGAAATGCCGTTACATTTAACCAGATCCTAAGCTATGCCAATACCTTTAACAGCAAGCATTACTTTGAAGGATTAGTGGCGCACGAGAATTATGACTTTAAGTACAATTACCAATATCTGGCTAAGCAAGATCAAGTTTTGGATGGTAATATCGAACCGGGCAACTTTGTGGTAACCAGTGCTGCGAATGGCCGTGTGGATACTTACAGAATCGAATCTTATTTTTCTCGGTTTAACTACGTCTATGATGATAAGTATTCCCTTTCTGCATCCATCAGGACGGATGGATCTTCCAGGTTCTTTGAAGATGTACGCTGGGGGACCTTCTGGTCTGTGGCCGGTGCATGGAACATCGAGAAAGAAGCATTCTTCAATGCCGATTTCTTCGACATGCTGAAGCTTAGAGCTTCCTATGGAGAAGTGGGTAATGATGGATTATTAAAGGATGATGGAACCCCAAACTATTATCCGTGGCAGGCATTATATGATCTTGATTATAACAATGCGAATGAGCCAGGTATTTTACAAGGAAGCCTTTCAGCACGTAGCTTACTATGGGAATCTAACAATACCTTTGATGTCGGTTTGGACTTTGCTTTCGCAAAACGTTTCTCCGGTACCTTGGAGTATTACTACCGAGTTTCTGAAAACTTGTTGTTTGATGTACCATTGTCCCTTACGACTGGTTTGGAAAGCAGGCCGATCAATATCGGTACCATGGCCAATAGCGGCGTGGAATTCCAGATCCAAGGGGACATCATCCGAAATCAGGATTTCACTTGGAATGCTAACTTGAACGTTTCGACCTTTACCAATAAATTCAAAAAGCTGCCATTTGATGAGCAGATCAACGGCACCAAAAAATATGTGGTGGGCGGATCGATTTACGACTACTGGTTGAGAGACTGGAGAGGTGTGGATCCAGAGACAGGGTATGGGCTATATACGGCGGATGAATACCTTAATGAGGATGGCGAGGTACGTGAAGATGTGAAAATCGTCGGAACGGATACACTGACGACCGAATATAACAATGCCAGGCAGCATTTTGCCGGTACAGCGATTCCAGATTTTTCTGGTGGATTGGCGAATACCTTCTCTTACAAAAACTTTGAATTAAGTGTTTTGGTCAGCTTCGCGGTGGGAGGTGAAATCTACGACGGGCTGTATGCCAGCCTAATGAGCTCCAGCCCTGATGGGGATGCCCTCCATACCGATGCGCTGGGTAGATGGCAGCAGCCTGGTGACATTACCGATGTGCCCAGGATGGATAATATCAATTCGGCCGAAACCAATGGTACTTCAGACCGGTGGCTCATCGATCGTTCTTACCTGAACCTAAGGTCTATTAACCTGAGCTACCGATTACCAAAAGACATCCTAGGCAAGGTAGATGCTTCCCAGGCCACGGTATTTATTGCCGGGGAAAACCTTGGTTGGCTTTCAAAAAGAAAGGGAATGTTTGTATCGGAGAGTTTCAATGGAACGACTTCAAATACCTACACACCTGCCAGGACGTTCACGTTGGGTCTTAATGTAAGCTTCTAA
- a CDS encoding radical SAM/SPASM domain-containing protein, with product MTAVTVKSKFILAKAFLRYLTWKKIVNVFLLYGSFHWSRLVKVPHMRGLPTALSVEPTTGCNLRCPECPSGLRSFTRPTGMLDKSLYQKIIRESAGHLSYLHLYFQGEPFLHPALLELVKYADDRKIFTATSTNAHFLNSKTVPKVLASGLKQLIVSVDGASQGVYEQYRIGGNLERVKVGIELLIAERNAAGKQFPQVIFQFLVTGKNEHELPAIKEMAGALQVDELQLKTAQIYEYENGSELIPKNLRYSRYLPQQNGKWKLKKPIRNKCWRMWQGTVVTWDGDVVPCCFDKDASHKMGNLATHGFSHIWQTAKYQTFRKQLLRDRSQIEICKNCSE from the coding sequence ATGACAGCAGTGACGGTAAAAAGCAAGTTTATATTAGCGAAAGCATTTCTACGCTACTTGACGTGGAAAAAGATAGTAAATGTATTTTTATTATACGGTTCTTTTCATTGGTCCAGGCTGGTGAAGGTACCCCATATGCGTGGACTTCCGACAGCCCTGTCCGTAGAGCCTACTACAGGCTGCAATCTGCGGTGCCCAGAGTGCCCTTCCGGGCTGAGAAGCTTTACGCGGCCAACTGGAATGTTGGACAAATCACTGTACCAAAAGATCATCCGGGAAAGTGCTGGCCATCTCTCTTACCTTCATCTTTATTTTCAGGGGGAGCCTTTTTTGCATCCCGCACTGTTGGAGTTGGTGAAGTATGCCGATGATCGGAAGATTTTTACAGCTACCTCCACTAATGCCCATTTTCTCAATAGCAAGACCGTTCCCAAAGTGCTCGCTTCTGGGCTGAAGCAACTCATCGTGTCGGTGGATGGTGCATCGCAGGGCGTCTATGAGCAGTACCGCATTGGGGGAAACCTGGAGCGTGTGAAGGTGGGGATCGAATTGCTTATTGCGGAGCGGAATGCTGCCGGAAAGCAATTTCCCCAAGTGATCTTCCAGTTTCTGGTCACGGGAAAAAATGAACATGAGCTTCCCGCCATCAAGGAAATGGCCGGCGCTCTCCAAGTGGATGAGCTCCAGCTCAAAACAGCCCAAATTTATGAATATGAAAATGGTTCTGAATTGATCCCCAAGAACCTCAGATACTCCAGGTACTTGCCCCAGCAAAATGGTAAATGGAAGCTAAAAAAGCCCATCCGCAACAAATGCTGGCGAATGTGGCAAGGAACCGTGGTGACTTGGGATGGCGATGTGGTGCCTTGCTGCTTTGATAAGGATGCCAGCCATAAAATGGGCAATCTGGCCACACATGGATTTAGCCATATTTGGCAGACGGCAAAGTACCAAACCTTTAGAAAGCAATTGTTACGAGATAGGAGTCAAATTGAGATTTGCAAAAATTGTTCGGAGTAA
- a CDS encoding DUF4221 domain-containing protein codes for MKKFRVFHKTEYGSSASYPGVDIAMQDDSLMIAPKGINAVYIYDLSADSLSSYHFHSEITPDRQTDNPKSEVSSQEEFREISKKRTMEVRFEMPLFDPENELYYRFTKGVAREVGDGELEADYVLTVFDHKMNPLFETKDIPLNRHPGKCFVKNGLIYIFQNVNDEMGFVRFKIKEE; via the coding sequence ATGAAAAAGTTTCGGGTTTTTCACAAAACCGAATACGGTAGTTCCGCCTCTTACCCAGGAGTGGATATCGCCATGCAGGATGATAGCTTAATGATTGCTCCCAAAGGAATTAATGCAGTTTATATATATGATTTGTCAGCAGATAGCCTATCAAGCTACCATTTTCATAGTGAAATCACACCTGATAGGCAAACGGATAATCCAAAATCGGAGGTGTCCTCTCAGGAAGAATTTAGAGAAATATCCAAGAAAAGAACGATGGAAGTCCGTTTCGAAATGCCGCTATTTGATCCTGAAAACGAGTTGTATTATCGGTTTACCAAAGGAGTGGCCCGGGAGGTGGGAGATGGTGAATTGGAAGCAGACTATGTCTTAACAGTTTTTGACCATAAAATGAATCCACTTTTTGAAACCAAAGACATACCGCTTAACAGGCATCCTGGAAAGTGCTTTGTGAAAAATGGCTTGATTTATATATTTCAAAATGTAAATGATGAAATGGGATTTGTACGTTTTAAAATAAAAGAAGAATAA
- a CDS encoding DUF4221 family protein, which translates to MNKLFFVAIPFLILACSQKHKSETVASGNEIISDREFTMEIVDTVLVDPGEEIIYTQYGLYRADWSSDLSKLYNYNGHDNSIEVIDLDDLSLQEKFQLEKEGPNGTEDHIQSFDFFRGKFLLSTFNKINAFGSTSQRIFQINIDELEFSGDSLEQDIYPKTRGMMDPSGQYFLVLYEAAFGDPRGLASSMSRINPLIGFPFRDWMK; encoded by the coding sequence ATGAACAAGCTATTTTTTGTTGCGATACCATTTTTGATTTTAGCTTGCTCTCAGAAACACAAATCTGAGACGGTAGCATCAGGTAATGAAATAATTTCAGATCGAGAATTCACTATGGAAATCGTGGATACTGTCCTAGTGGATCCCGGGGAGGAAATTATCTATACCCAATATGGATTGTACAGGGCTGATTGGAGCAGTGATCTTTCAAAGCTGTATAACTATAATGGCCATGATAATTCCATTGAAGTAATCGATCTCGACGATTTGTCACTACAGGAAAAATTTCAACTGGAAAAAGAGGGGCCTAATGGCACTGAAGATCATATCCAGAGTTTTGATTTTTTCAGAGGGAAATTTTTACTTTCGACATTTAATAAAATCAATGCATTTGGCAGTACTTCCCAACGAATTTTTCAGATAAACATAGATGAACTGGAATTTTCGGGAGATTCACTGGAGCAGGATATATACCCTAAGACCAGGGGAATGATGGATCCCTCGGGACAATACTTTCTGGTGTTGTATGAGGCGGCATTCGGAGACCCTCGTGGGTTGGCGTCATCGATGTCCAGAATAAATCCCTTAATAGGATTCCCATTTCGGGATTGGATGAAATGA
- a CDS encoding DUF4221 family protein, producing the protein MNKLFFIALLFMIFSCSQKDRDSEVAEKGISHDRKFDLNITDTIVVDSGDDFIMLGNNSSSPSSISGDLKYFYSYDHVRDRIDEVDLDQMQLKGRIRLEENGPNGTGARIGYISSCGNGNMLINDSDDHIKLFDPSGEKLYALQLDNKNLKGAILEGNEAISTKGVMYDEDTYYSYYHNIEGAKEPLGIAKLNVSTGQFDKTPIPELGRIKAFSVSLNQNGNKMSVGNSFYFQLVGDKILMSNSAINELFVYQVEKEAVSHVSYKSQFTPNQQIEPEKKRTKDLEEFNTLYLEMLNSVSFQKPVFDAKRQHFYRFSIASQDGKVIRVITVFDRDFKQIGENLIQDFIPNISHANDGKIHWKTAIGDELAFIRGEVAEKR; encoded by the coding sequence ATGAACAAGCTATTTTTTATCGCTTTACTGTTTATGATTTTTTCCTGTTCCCAAAAAGACAGGGATTCAGAAGTAGCCGAAAAAGGAATTTCGCATGATAGAAAATTTGACCTGAATATAACAGATACCATAGTGGTGGATTCAGGAGATGATTTTATAATGTTAGGTAACAATTCGAGCAGCCCTTCCTCTATTAGTGGCGATCTCAAATACTTTTACAGTTACGATCACGTCCGAGACCGCATTGATGAGGTAGACCTTGATCAGATGCAACTGAAAGGACGGATTCGTCTAGAAGAAAATGGCCCAAATGGAACAGGAGCCCGGATTGGTTACATTTCAAGTTGTGGGAATGGTAATATGTTGATCAACGATTCGGATGATCATATTAAACTTTTCGATCCATCAGGAGAAAAACTGTATGCGTTACAGTTGGATAACAAAAACTTAAAGGGGGCTATTTTGGAAGGAAACGAAGCCATAAGCACAAAAGGCGTTATGTATGATGAAGACACCTATTATTCCTACTACCATAATATAGAAGGCGCCAAGGAGCCTTTAGGAATCGCCAAGTTAAATGTGTCAACTGGGCAGTTTGATAAAACTCCCATTCCAGAATTGGGGAGGATAAAAGCGTTCAGCGTATCGTTAAATCAAAATGGTAACAAAATGAGTGTAGGCAACAGTTTTTACTTCCAATTGGTTGGGGATAAGATTTTGATGTCCAATAGCGCAATCAATGAACTGTTTGTGTACCAGGTTGAAAAAGAGGCAGTATCCCATGTTAGCTATAAGAGTCAGTTCACTCCAAATCAGCAAATCGAGCCTGAAAAGAAGAGGACGAAGGATTTGGAAGAATTTAACACACTCTACCTGGAAATGTTAAATTCTGTTTCTTTTCAAAAGCCGGTTTTCGATGCCAAGCGCCAGCACTTCTATCGGTTTTCGATCGCTTCTCAAGATGGAAAAGTAATTCGAGTCATTACTGTTTTTGATAGAGACTTCAAGCAAATTGGGGAAAACCTTATTCAGGATTTTATCCCCAATATCAGCCATGCAAACGATGGAAAAATCCATTGGAAGACCGCAATTGGTGATGAGTTGGCTTTTATTCGCGGAGAGGTAGCTGAAAAAAGGTGA
- a CDS encoding RNA methyltransferase, translating into MKKLSMDELNRLSVDEFKSSDKIPLVIVLDNIRSLNNVGSAFRTSDAFRIQKIYLCGITGTPPHRDIQKTALGATDSVEWEYVGSTLDAIADLKQQNFTICSLEQVDNSTKLNAFGPIEDSKYALVFGNEVFGVEEEVILASDHVLEIPQMGTKHSLNISVSMGIAIWDFVSKLGVWDSDQDNVK; encoded by the coding sequence ATGAAAAAATTAAGCATGGATGAGCTTAACCGCCTGTCCGTCGACGAGTTTAAATCATCCGATAAAATTCCCCTGGTCATTGTCCTGGACAATATCCGTAGCCTGAACAATGTGGGATCGGCATTTCGGACTTCGGATGCCTTTAGGATTCAGAAAATCTATCTCTGCGGTATCACCGGCACCCCGCCGCATCGCGACATCCAGAAGACTGCCCTCGGCGCCACCGATTCCGTGGAGTGGGAGTATGTCGGGAGCACCTTGGATGCCATAGCCGATTTAAAGCAACAAAACTTTACCATCTGTTCACTGGAACAAGTGGATAACAGTACCAAGCTGAATGCGTTCGGCCCGATAGAGGACAGTAAATACGCATTGGTATTCGGCAATGAGGTCTTTGGCGTGGAGGAAGAAGTCATCTTGGCCAGTGACCATGTCCTGGAAATCCCCCAGATGGGCACCAAACATTCCCTGAACATCTCGGTGAGCATGGGCATTGCTATTTGGGATTTTGTGTCTAAGCTAGGGGTTTGGGACAGTGATCAGGATAATGTCAAGTAG